A region from the Halobacillus mangrovi genome encodes:
- a CDS encoding RNA degradosome polyphosphate kinase: protein MATEEKKKELDNPLFYNNRELSWLAFNERVLEEALDMDNPLLERLKFLAICSSNLDEFFMVRVAGLKDQVKAGFNKPENKAGLTPKQQLAKIAEINHELVRRQYESYQTIKPQLEKEDISILSIEDLTIEEIESLETYFNENIFPVLTPMAVDAYRPFPMLLNKSINLAVVIQDALDPNDNVKKTAIVQVPAVLNRFVQVEHETKYQYVLLEDIISHFIHKLFKGYQVHSITEFRITRNADMTIHEEGARDLLKEIEKELKKRKWGAAVRLEVRNNKYDDKVIHFLLGVLEIHKDDLYITNGPLDLTFLFKFHKTFSTIKDHLIYETLIPQPPRDLEGEDDIFEAATERDLFLHHPYESFEPVVDFVADAADDPHVLAIKQTLYRVSGDSPIIEALKRAAENGKQVTVLVELKARFDEENNVQWAKELEKAGCHVIYGMTYLKTHSKITLVVRKERDKIERFVHLGTGNYNDQTASLYTDMGIITSKRKFGIDATDFFNYLSGFTEKPKYHHLSMAPFDIRNDFIRYINNEIRFQKQHGNGRIIAKMNSLTDKNLIMKLYEASQAGVQIDLIVRGICCLRPGIKGISENIRVISIVGRFLEHSRIYYFHHNGDDRVFLSSADMMTRNMVKRVELLFPIYEPGVKSRLQKILSIMLSDNVKAREQHNDGTYRYIEAPKGAEKINSQMKLFDMAYRVLEDEE, encoded by the coding sequence ATGGCAACGGAAGAAAAAAAGAAGGAACTCGACAACCCATTATTTTATAACAATCGCGAACTAAGCTGGCTTGCTTTTAACGAACGGGTGTTAGAAGAGGCGCTTGATATGGACAACCCTTTGCTTGAACGGTTGAAATTTTTAGCGATCTGCTCATCAAACCTTGATGAGTTCTTTATGGTCAGGGTCGCTGGATTGAAGGATCAGGTAAAAGCTGGCTTCAATAAACCAGAAAACAAGGCTGGGCTTACACCAAAGCAGCAGTTGGCCAAAATTGCGGAAATCAACCATGAGCTTGTAAGAAGACAGTACGAGAGTTACCAGACAATCAAACCTCAGCTGGAAAAAGAAGATATCTCTATCCTTTCAATAGAAGATTTAACAATAGAAGAAATTGAGAGTTTAGAAACTTATTTTAATGAAAATATCTTTCCGGTTTTAACTCCTATGGCAGTTGATGCATATCGTCCCTTTCCTATGTTGTTGAACAAGTCCATTAATTTAGCGGTCGTCATACAGGATGCGCTTGATCCAAATGACAATGTAAAAAAGACAGCGATCGTGCAAGTTCCAGCGGTCTTAAATCGCTTTGTTCAAGTAGAGCATGAGACAAAGTACCAATATGTGCTGCTTGAAGATATCATCAGTCACTTTATTCACAAGTTGTTTAAAGGCTATCAAGTCCATTCCATCACGGAGTTTAGAATTACACGGAACGCAGATATGACGATTCACGAAGAAGGAGCCCGTGATTTGCTTAAAGAGATTGAGAAAGAGCTTAAGAAGCGCAAATGGGGCGCTGCTGTCAGATTAGAGGTTCGAAACAATAAATATGATGATAAAGTCATTCATTTCCTTTTAGGTGTCCTTGAGATTCATAAAGACGACTTGTATATTACCAACGGTCCATTGGATTTGACGTTCTTATTCAAGTTCCACAAAACCTTTTCTACTATAAAGGATCATTTAATTTATGAAACTCTGATCCCGCAGCCTCCACGAGACCTCGAAGGAGAAGATGATATTTTCGAAGCTGCCACAGAGAGAGACCTTTTTCTTCACCATCCCTATGAATCATTCGAGCCTGTGGTAGACTTTGTTGCTGATGCGGCCGATGACCCTCATGTGCTCGCCATTAAACAGACCCTGTATCGAGTCAGCGGCGATTCCCCGATCATCGAAGCTCTGAAACGAGCAGCTGAAAATGGAAAGCAAGTCACTGTACTTGTAGAGTTGAAGGCCCGATTCGACGAAGAGAACAACGTCCAATGGGCGAAAGAATTAGAGAAGGCTGGCTGCCACGTGATATACGGCATGACTTATTTGAAGACTCACAGCAAAATTACATTAGTGGTCAGAAAAGAACGTGACAAAATAGAGCGTTTCGTTCACCTGGGAACGGGGAACTATAATGATCAGACGGCATCCCTATATACGGATATGGGCATTATAACCTCGAAACGTAAATTTGGGATCGATGCCACTGATTTCTTTAATTACTTAAGCGGATTTACAGAAAAGCCGAAATATCATCATCTGTCCATGGCACCTTTTGATATACGAAACGATTTTATCCGTTATATCAATAATGAGATCCGATTCCAGAAGCAGCACGGAAATGGACGTATTATAGCCAAAATGAACTCACTGACAGATAAGAACCTCATTATGAAATTATATGAGGCTTCTCAAGCCGGTGTACAAATTGATCTGATTGTTCGCGGTATCTGTTGTTTAAGACCTGGCATAAAAGGAATTAGTGAAAACATCCGAGTCATCAGTATCGTGGGCAGGTTCTTAGAACATAGCCGTATTTATTATTTTCACCATAACGGGGATGATCGTGTGTTTTTGTCGTCTGCGGATATGATGACAAGAAATATGGTTAAACGGGTAGAACTTTTATTCCCGATTTATGAACCAGGGGTCAAAAGCCGACTCCAAAAAATTCTCTCCATTATGCTGAGCGACAATGTGAAAGCTCGCGAACAGCATAATGATGGGACATATCGTTACATTGAAGCTCCAAAAGGGGCTGAGAAAATCAATAGCCAAATGAAGCTTTTTGACATGGCTTATCGTGTGCTCGAGGACGAAGAATAA